The following proteins are encoded in a genomic region of Hirundo rustica isolate bHirRus1 chromosome 3, bHirRus1.pri.v3, whole genome shotgun sequence:
- the TCF21 gene encoding transcription factor 21, with protein MSTGSLSDVEDLQEVEMLECDGLKMDTNKEFGASTESNEEGSNGENGSPQKGRGASGKRKKAPPKKSPLNGVSQEGKQVQRNAANARERARMRVLSKAFSRLKTTLPWVPPDTKLSKLDTLRLASSYIAHLRQILANDKYENGYIHPVNLTWPFMVAGKPESDLKEVVNTNRLCGPTAS; from the exons ATGTCCACTGGGTCCCTCAGTGATGTGGAAGATCTGCAGGAGGTGGAGATGCTGGAGTGCGATGGCCTGAAAATGGATACTAACAAAGAGTTTGGGGCGTCCACCGAGAGCAACGAGGAGGGATCCAATGGCGAGAATGGCTCCCCTCAGAAGGGGAGAGGGGCCTCgggcaagaggaaaaaagctcCCCCCAAGAAGAGCCCTTTAAATGGAGTGAGCCAGGAGGGAAAGCAGGTACAGAGAAATGCTGCCAACGCCAGGGAAAGGGCGAGGATGAGGGTCCTTAGcaaagccttctccaggctTAAGACCACCCTACCCTGGGTGCCCCCAGACACCAAACTTTCCAAACTGGACACCTTGAGGTTGGCCTCCAGCTACATTGCTCACCTGAGGCAGATCCTGGCCAATGACAAGTATGAGAACGGCTACATCCACCCAGTGAACTTG ACTTGGCCTTTTATGGTAGCCGGCAAACCCGAGAGTGACCTGAAAGAAGTGGTGAACACAAACCGCTTGTGCGGCCCGACGGCATCCTGA